A genome region from Schaalia sp. 19OD2882 includes the following:
- a CDS encoding GuaB3 family IMP dehydrogenase-related protein, protein MSNEVEIGRGKRGRRAYTLDDIALVPARRTRDPEDVSVGWQIDAHHVDIPVMAAPMDSVMSPATAIEFGKLGGIGVLDLDGLWTRYEDPTPLLEEVSHLGGEESIPFLQRVYSEPIKPELITARLAQIRQAGVVVAGKLSPQRTQKYWRHVVDAGVDLFVIRGTTVSAEHVSSRAEPLNLKRFIYELDVPVIVGGVSTTTAALHLMRTGAAGILVGFGGGAAHSTRQSLGVHAPMATAIADVAAARRDYMDESGGRYVHVIADGGIGRSGDLARAIACGADAVMLGAALARAEEAPGRGWHWGSEATHPDMPRGQRVEVGTTGTLREILHGPSTRADGSLNFVGALRRAMASTGYSEVKDLQRVEVVVSPYRPS, encoded by the coding sequence GTGAGCAACGAAGTGGAGATCGGGCGCGGCAAGAGAGGCCGCCGCGCCTACACGCTGGACGACATCGCCCTGGTGCCCGCCCGACGCACGCGCGACCCCGAAGACGTCAGCGTCGGCTGGCAGATCGACGCCCATCACGTCGACATCCCCGTCATGGCCGCCCCCATGGACTCCGTCATGAGCCCGGCCACCGCCATCGAATTCGGCAAACTCGGCGGCATCGGCGTCCTGGACCTGGACGGCCTGTGGACCCGTTACGAGGACCCGACCCCTCTCCTGGAGGAGGTCTCCCACCTGGGAGGGGAGGAATCCATCCCCTTCCTCCAGCGCGTGTACTCCGAACCCATCAAACCCGAGCTCATCACCGCGCGCCTGGCCCAGATCCGACAGGCCGGCGTGGTCGTCGCGGGCAAACTCTCTCCCCAACGCACCCAGAAGTACTGGCGGCACGTGGTGGATGCGGGCGTGGACCTGTTCGTCATCCGTGGCACCACGGTCTCGGCCGAACACGTGTCCTCGCGAGCCGAACCCCTCAACCTCAAGCGCTTCATCTACGAATTGGACGTGCCCGTCATCGTCGGAGGGGTGTCCACGACCACCGCCGCACTGCACCTCATGCGCACCGGGGCCGCCGGCATCCTCGTGGGTTTTGGAGGCGGGGCCGCACACTCCACGCGCCAGTCCCTGGGCGTGCACGCGCCCATGGCCACCGCCATCGCGGACGTGGCCGCCGCCAGACGTGACTACATGGACGAATCCGGCGGACGCTACGTCCATGTCATCGCCGACGGCGGCATCGGCCGATCCGGAGACCTCGCACGCGCCATCGCCTGCGGCGCGGACGCGGTGATGCTCGGCGCAGCCCTTGCCCGCGCCGAAGAGGCCCCGGGCCGCGGGTGGCACTGGGGGTCGGAGGCCACCCACCCGGACATGCCGCGCGGCCAACGGGTCGAGGTGGGCACCACCGGCACCCTGCGCGAGATCCTCCACGGTCCCTCGACCCGCGCCGACGGCTCCTTGAACTTCGTCGGCGCCCTCAGACGCGCCATGGCCTCCACCGGCTACTCCGAGGTCAAGGACCTCCAACGGGTCGAGGTCGTCGTCAGTCCCTACCGTCCCAGCTGA
- a CDS encoding exonuclease domain-containing protein, translated as MTTNPSPIWTDVPWLGFDTETTGVDAHQDRLVTAALVLRRAGAAPTGPDLVRTWLADPGVPIPERATRVHGISTEYAREHGRPVVAVLEELAVTLVDHWRRGFPVVVFNGAYDITLVESELARHGLATLSDRLGHQPRPVVDPLVLDRKVDRWRKGKRTLTDMAPVYGVTPDQNAHTAEVDVAMTLDVLAGMLKAHPRELSGLTCEDLHTFQEQAHAAWAEDFEAFLRSKGKDEAIARQWPLA; from the coding sequence ATGACGACGAATCCTTCCCCCATTTGGACCGACGTTCCCTGGCTGGGCTTCGACACCGAGACCACGGGTGTGGACGCCCACCAGGACCGCCTGGTCACCGCCGCCCTGGTCCTTCGCCGCGCAGGCGCCGCCCCCACGGGCCCCGACCTCGTTCGCACGTGGCTGGCGGACCCGGGGGTGCCCATCCCGGAGCGGGCCACCCGGGTCCACGGCATCTCCACCGAGTACGCCCGTGAACACGGGCGCCCGGTGGTGGCCGTCCTGGAGGAACTTGCCGTGACCCTGGTGGACCACTGGCGCCGCGGCTTCCCCGTGGTCGTCTTCAACGGCGCATACGACATCACCTTGGTGGAGTCGGAGTTGGCGCGCCACGGCCTGGCCACCCTCAGCGATCGTCTGGGCCACCAGCCGCGTCCCGTGGTGGACCCCCTGGTCCTGGACCGCAAGGTCGACCGCTGGCGCAAGGGCAAGCGCACGCTGACGGACATGGCGCCCGTCTACGGGGTCACCCCGGACCAGAACGCCCACACGGCGGAGGTCGACGTGGCGATGACCCTGGACGTGCTGGCGGGGATGCTCAAGGCGCATCCGCGTGAGCTCTCGGGGCTGACCTGCGAGGACCTGCACACCTTCCAAGAGCAGGCCCATGCCGCCTGGGCCGAGGACTTCGAGGCGTTCCTGCGCTCCAAGGGCAAGGACGAGGCCATCGCCCGCCAGTGGCCCCTGGCCTGA
- a CDS encoding transaldolase family protein, translating into MLILIDHADPAAIEDTLSYLPVDGVTTNPTILARHGGNPLATLKRIKEILPYGSQLHAQLVSTRTEDMVKEAAALREVLGEAIFVKVPVTRQGYAAMPLLKQRGFLITATGIHSAMQGFMAAKAGCRYIAPYVNRMDNFGISGVRVAEDMHKMLRTQGIQADVLAASFKNSEQVLELVRAGIGAITAAPDVLAHLVGNPATEMAIAEQNQDFAQLIGSSKTWAELVEDENFPD; encoded by the coding sequence ATGCTCATCCTCATCGACCATGCCGACCCCGCCGCCATCGAGGACACCCTGTCCTACCTGCCGGTGGACGGGGTGACGACGAATCCGACGATCCTGGCCCGCCACGGCGGCAACCCCTTGGCGACCCTCAAACGCATCAAGGAGATCCTGCCCTACGGTTCCCAGCTGCACGCCCAGCTGGTGTCCACCCGCACCGAAGACATGGTCAAGGAGGCCGCCGCCCTGCGGGAGGTCCTCGGTGAGGCGATCTTCGTCAAGGTGCCCGTGACGCGCCAGGGTTATGCGGCGATGCCGCTGCTCAAGCAGCGCGGATTCCTCATCACCGCCACCGGCATCCACTCCGCCATGCAGGGGTTCATGGCGGCCAAGGCCGGGTGCCGTTACATCGCCCCCTACGTCAACCGCATGGACAACTTCGGCATCTCCGGCGTGCGCGTGGCCGAGGACATGCACAAGATGCTGCGCACCCAGGGCATCCAGGCGGACGTCCTTGCGGCCTCCTTCAAGAATTCCGAGCAGGTCCTGGAACTGGTGCGCGCCGGAATCGGCGCCATCACCGCCGCCCCGGACGTCCTGGCGCACCTGGTGGGCAATCCGGCCACCGAGATGGCCATTGCCGAGCAGAACCAGGACTTCGCCCAGCTCATCGGGTCCTCAAAGACCTGGGCGGAGCTGGTCGAGGACGAGAACTTCCCGGACTGA
- the guaB gene encoding IMP dehydrogenase has translation MGELLATDPFGLTGLTYDDVLLLPELTDVVPSSVDTMARLTKKISLKIPLLSAAMDTVTEARMAIAVARQGGIGILHRNLSIEDQAQQVRQVKRSESGMVEDPVTVGPDATIEELDRLCGHYRVSGLPVVDEDGALVGIITNRDLRFVPTHEWGTRAVRDCMTPRERLVTGHVGISREDAKALLARHRVEKLPIVDQEGHLTGLITVKDFVKTEQYPNATKDERGRLVVGAAVGYWGDTWERATALAEAGVDVLVVDTANGGAGLALEMIRRIKSDPAFAGVEVIGGNVATTEGAQALIDAGVDAVKVGVGPGSICTTRVVAGVGVPQITAIHLAAKACIPAGVPLIADGGLQYSGDIGKALVAGADTVMLGSLLAGCEESPGELVFTNGKQFKRYRGMGSLGAMSSRGRASYSKDRYFQADVSSDDKIVPEGIEGQVPYTGALAAVVYQLIGGLHQTMFYLGAADIPTLKKKGRFVRITSAGLRESHPHDIQMTTEAPNYHSSGSK, from the coding sequence ATGGGTGAACTTCTCGCGACCGACCCCTTCGGTCTGACCGGTCTGACCTACGACGACGTCCTCCTGCTGCCCGAACTCACCGATGTGGTGCCCTCCAGCGTGGACACCATGGCGCGCCTGACCAAGAAGATCTCCTTGAAGATCCCGTTGCTCTCCGCAGCCATGGACACGGTCACCGAGGCGCGCATGGCAATCGCCGTCGCCCGCCAAGGCGGCATCGGCATCCTGCACCGCAACCTGTCCATCGAGGACCAGGCCCAGCAGGTCCGCCAGGTCAAGAGAAGCGAGTCCGGCATGGTCGAGGACCCCGTGACCGTGGGCCCCGACGCCACCATCGAGGAACTCGACCGGCTCTGCGGCCACTACCGGGTCTCCGGCCTGCCCGTCGTCGACGAGGACGGCGCCCTGGTCGGCATCATCACCAACCGCGACCTGCGTTTCGTCCCGACGCACGAGTGGGGCACACGCGCCGTGCGCGACTGCATGACCCCGCGCGAGCGCCTGGTCACCGGACACGTGGGTATCTCCCGCGAGGACGCCAAGGCCCTCCTGGCCCGGCACCGCGTCGAGAAGCTGCCCATCGTCGACCAGGAGGGGCACCTCACCGGGCTCATCACCGTCAAGGACTTCGTCAAGACCGAACAGTACCCCAATGCCACGAAGGACGAACGCGGACGCCTGGTCGTCGGCGCGGCCGTCGGCTACTGGGGTGACACGTGGGAACGTGCCACGGCCCTGGCCGAGGCGGGTGTGGACGTGCTGGTGGTCGACACCGCCAATGGAGGGGCCGGGCTCGCCCTGGAGATGATCCGCCGCATCAAGTCCGACCCCGCATTCGCCGGGGTGGAGGTCATCGGCGGGAACGTGGCCACCACCGAGGGGGCCCAGGCCCTCATCGACGCCGGGGTCGACGCCGTCAAGGTCGGCGTGGGACCCGGCTCCATCTGCACCACCCGCGTCGTCGCCGGTGTCGGCGTCCCGCAGATCACCGCCATCCACCTGGCCGCCAAGGCGTGCATCCCGGCCGGGGTGCCCCTCATCGCCGACGGCGGCCTGCAGTACTCCGGCGACATCGGCAAGGCGCTCGTGGCCGGCGCCGACACCGTCATGCTCGGCTCCCTGCTGGCCGGCTGTGAGGAGTCCCCGGGAGAACTGGTCTTCACCAACGGCAAACAGTTCAAGCGCTACCGCGGCATGGGCTCCTTGGGGGCGATGAGCTCACGCGGACGCGCCTCCTACTCGAAGGACCGCTACTTCCAGGCCGACGTGTCCAGCGACGACAAGATCGTCCCCGAGGGCATCGAAGGGCAGGTGCCCTACACGGGCGCCTTGGCGGCCGTCGTCTACCAGCTGATCGGTGGGCTGCACCAGACGATGTTCTACCTGGGGGCTGCGGACATCCCGACCTTGAAGAAGAAGGGGCGTTTCGTGCGGATCACCTCCGCGGGTCTGCGCGAGTCCCATCCGCACGACATCCAGATGACCACCGAAGCGCCGAACTACCACAGCTCCGGCTCCAAGTGA
- a CDS encoding AGE family epimerase/isomerase, producing the protein MDTPWREPALVTSFAAEFDELTRFARNSLRPSGFGHLDADGVVDRSKPVELWITCRMTHVFSLAAMRGDKDVVQYATHGVHALTSVLRDLDHGGWFSAVQHGLDGEGHGVCVGEGRKEAYAHAFVVLAASTATLAGIEGGRRLLDDALADQEERWWEPQWGRVRESWDRAYTATENYRGLNANMHTCEAYLAAFDATGERLWLDRARAILHFVADLGQEWEWRLPEHFTPDWQVMADHHIDQPSHPFRPYGATPGHGFEWASLVLRARTALIEIGDPEPDWAIPTAAALVERAATDGWDRRNGGFVYTTDFDGHTVVATRMHWVLCEAVNAALTLGRTLEEQGDRYEDWVSATANRYARWLAWADRHLREAPGRWHHELDPQGRVGTTTWSGKPDAYHVAQMLLLPGLPEAASVAGAQARARRRR; encoded by the coding sequence GTGGACACACCGTGGCGGGAGCCCGCGCTCGTGACCTCCTTCGCGGCGGAGTTCGACGAACTCACCCGATTCGCCCGCAACTCCCTGCGGCCAAGCGGCTTCGGACACCTCGACGCGGACGGGGTCGTCGACCGCTCCAAACCCGTTGAATTGTGGATCACCTGCCGCATGACCCACGTCTTCTCCCTGGCCGCCATGCGCGGCGACAAGGACGTCGTACAGTACGCCACCCACGGAGTCCACGCCCTGACCAGCGTCCTGCGCGACCTCGACCACGGGGGCTGGTTCTCCGCCGTCCAACACGGTCTTGACGGCGAGGGGCATGGAGTGTGCGTGGGGGAAGGCCGCAAAGAGGCCTACGCCCACGCCTTCGTCGTCCTGGCCGCCTCCACGGCCACCCTGGCCGGGATCGAGGGTGGGCGACGCCTTCTCGACGACGCCCTGGCCGACCAGGAGGAACGCTGGTGGGAGCCGCAGTGGGGAAGGGTGCGCGAGTCCTGGGACCGGGCCTACACCGCAACCGAGAACTACCGGGGGCTCAACGCCAACATGCACACCTGCGAGGCCTACTTGGCGGCCTTCGACGCCACAGGGGAGCGCCTGTGGCTGGACCGGGCGCGCGCCATCCTCCACTTCGTGGCGGACCTCGGCCAGGAATGGGAGTGGCGACTGCCCGAACACTTCACCCCTGACTGGCAGGTCATGGCCGACCACCACATCGACCAGCCCTCCCACCCCTTCCGCCCCTACGGGGCCACCCCCGGCCACGGCTTCGAATGGGCCAGCCTGGTCCTGCGCGCCCGCACCGCCCTCATCGAGATCGGCGACCCCGAACCCGACTGGGCGATCCCCACCGCGGCCGCCCTCGTCGAGAGGGCCGCAACCGACGGATGGGACCGACGAAACGGCGGATTCGTCTACACCACCGACTTCGACGGACACACCGTCGTGGCCACCCGCATGCACTGGGTCCTGTGCGAAGCGGTCAACGCCGCCCTGACCCTGGGCCGCACCTTGGAAGAGCAGGGGGACCGATACGAGGACTGGGTGTCGGCCACCGCCAACCGCTACGCCAGGTGGCTCGCGTGGGCGGACCGACACCTGCGCGAGGCCCCCGGACGTTGGCACCACGAACTCGACCCCCAGGGGCGGGTCGGGACCACCACGTGGAGCGGCAAACCCGACGCCTACCACGTGGCCCAGATGCTGCTGCTGCCCGGGCTGCCCGAGGCGGCAAGCGTCGCCGGGGCACAGGCGCGCGCCCGGCGCCGGCGGTGA
- a CDS encoding MerR family transcriptional regulator: MSRAHFVTIGKTDAPLSVAALALRLGVPPSTLRTWERRYGLGVSDRQAGAHRRYLPEDVERLARMVELVHSGVPTGDAAALVLAESARNKGGADGRRRPTRASDLVRAATEDAPETLVRIIRREIAEIGLVRTWTRLIEPAIEAIRSSDVGEDPGHAPSASLTVACLQVLREVADEGPHPDPDAPTEVLVLTDQDHCLGAHVLGVALEWQGLCTRIVATGSGAGRDGCDRVKGHLARHAVRICLLMGSGATCEELVDALAHEHDLDVILVGANTPAYLDPKVQRVRTLGAALEETLSVAGVDLS; this comes from the coding sequence GTGTCCAGAGCGCATTTCGTGACCATCGGAAAGACGGACGCGCCCCTGAGCGTCGCGGCGCTGGCACTGCGTCTGGGGGTCCCTCCCTCGACCCTGCGCACCTGGGAGCGCCGCTACGGGTTGGGGGTCAGTGACCGGCAGGCCGGAGCCCACAGGCGCTACCTTCCCGAGGATGTCGAACGCCTGGCGCGCATGGTCGAATTGGTCCACTCCGGAGTCCCCACGGGCGACGCGGCCGCCCTCGTCCTGGCGGAAAGCGCCCGCAACAAAGGCGGGGCCGACGGTCGACGCAGACCCACCCGCGCCTCCGACCTCGTGCGGGCCGCCACCGAAGACGCCCCCGAAACCCTGGTGCGCATCATCCGACGTGAGATCGCCGAGATCGGACTGGTGCGCACATGGACCCGCCTCATCGAACCGGCCATCGAGGCCATCCGCTCCTCCGACGTGGGGGAGGACCCCGGGCACGCCCCTTCCGCCTCCCTGACCGTGGCCTGCCTGCAAGTCCTGCGCGAGGTCGCCGACGAAGGGCCCCACCCGGACCCCGACGCCCCCACCGAAGTCCTCGTCCTGACCGACCAGGACCACTGCCTGGGCGCGCACGTCCTGGGCGTCGCCCTCGAATGGCAGGGCCTGTGCACCCGGATCGTCGCCACGGGCTCGGGGGCCGGACGTGACGGGTGCGACCGGGTCAAAGGACACCTCGCACGCCACGCGGTGCGCATCTGCCTGCTCATGGGCAGCGGAGCCACCTGCGAGGAACTCGTCGACGCGCTGGCCCACGAGCACGACCTCGACGTCATCCTCGTCGGCGCGAACACCCCCGCCTACCTGGACCCGAAGGTCCAGCGGGTGCGCACCCTGGGGGCCGCCCTGGAGGAGACCCTGTCGGTGGCGGGAGTCGACCTGTCCTGA
- a CDS encoding WhiB family transcriptional regulator codes for MTDVSRLPGPMAEAWEWQYDGACRELDTEMFFHPEGERGSTRRRRAAAAKAVCATCPVLDQCREYALSSQEPYGIWGGMTEEERRELTRSGARRIS; via the coding sequence ATGACCGATGTCTCGCGACTGCCCGGCCCCATGGCTGAAGCATGGGAGTGGCAGTACGACGGAGCCTGCCGGGAACTCGACACCGAGATGTTCTTCCATCCCGAGGGCGAACGAGGCTCCACGCGCCGCAGGCGCGCCGCAGCGGCCAAGGCCGTGTGCGCGACCTGCCCGGTCCTGGACCAGTGCCGCGAATATGCACTGTCCTCACAGGAGCCCTACGGCATCTGGGGCGGCATGACCGAAGAGGAGCGTCGAGAGCTCACACGTTCGGGTGCGCGCCGCATCTCCTGA
- a CDS encoding thioredoxin domain-containing protein — MSQDSFNLSHAPVTPTAPPPRSPARPGVPRPLVALLLVVIAVQALAIAWLATKDRPVTADTAPSSSQSAGTSSAEAPSSSGASRGTKAAGGDEYAPSFADPKALELIHSQQRRDPADGRAKGKADAPVVLVLWSDFACPWCTRIAQDVDPALKDLVDQGVLRVEWRDLAQITETSALAAQAGVAAAEQGKFWEFHDAVYAAAQPGAHPEYTIESLTEFARTAGVPDLEKFAATTTSQESVSAVSKAKSDAYALGITGTPFMFVGDAVISGYRDPEYVRRTVLEQAKTLGAK, encoded by the coding sequence ATGAGCCAGGACTCCTTCAACCTCTCCCACGCCCCTGTGACCCCCACTGCCCCACCGCCACGCAGTCCTGCCCGTCCGGGGGTTCCGAGGCCATTGGTCGCCCTGCTCCTCGTCGTCATCGCCGTGCAGGCGCTGGCCATCGCATGGCTGGCCACGAAGGACCGGCCCGTCACCGCCGACACTGCGCCCTCGTCCTCCCAGAGTGCGGGCACATCCTCCGCGGAGGCCCCCTCCTCCTCAGGCGCCTCCCGAGGCACCAAGGCCGCAGGCGGCGACGAGTACGCCCCCTCCTTCGCCGACCCGAAGGCCCTGGAACTCATCCACTCCCAGCAGCGCCGCGACCCGGCCGACGGACGGGCCAAGGGCAAGGCCGATGCACCCGTGGTCCTGGTCCTGTGGTCGGACTTCGCCTGCCCGTGGTGCACGAGGATCGCCCAGGACGTCGACCCCGCACTCAAGGACCTCGTCGACCAGGGCGTCCTGCGCGTGGAGTGGCGCGACCTGGCTCAGATCACCGAGACCTCCGCCCTGGCCGCCCAGGCGGGAGTGGCGGCCGCCGAACAGGGCAAGTTCTGGGAGTTCCACGACGCTGTCTACGCCGCCGCCCAGCCCGGCGCGCACCCGGAGTACACGATCGAGTCCTTGACCGAGTTCGCCCGCACCGCCGGCGTGCCCGACCTGGAGAAGTTCGCGGCGACCACGACCTCCCAGGAAAGCGTGTCGGCGGTCTCCAAAGCCAAGAGCGACGCCTACGCATTGGGCATCACCGGCACCCCCTTCATGTTCGTCGGTGATGCGGTCATCAGCGGATACCGTGACCCCGAGTACGTGCGTCGCACCGTCCTCGAACAGGCCAAGACCCTGGGCGCCAAGTGA
- a CDS encoding cytochrome c biogenesis CcdA family protein: MTTISPLGALLGGVLTLFAPCSVMVLPTFFAYAFTSRRTLLTRTVVFWAGLLTTLVPLGTAIASLGLLLRQWSGVITWVAALVVIALGVAQVFAVEVPRPRLRTRAVGTAVAAPTGTGPKDEGAASSLSVYLLGLTYGFAGVGCAGPILGAVLALAGIGGSPLAGAGLMVLYATGMALPLGLLALVWHWLRLSERPWMRPRPLELLGRWTTWTNVVSGTLFILLGIALVVFGAHNPLGALVDQSVLAAWESDILTATAAIPWWVLLGAAGLLAGALALVWPRRKDGE, translated from the coding sequence ATGACGACCATCTCACCCCTGGGGGCCCTGCTCGGCGGGGTCCTCACCCTTTTCGCCCCGTGCTCGGTGATGGTCCTGCCGACCTTCTTCGCCTATGCCTTCACCTCGCGCAGGACCTTGCTCACACGCACCGTGGTCTTCTGGGCGGGTCTGCTCACCACCCTGGTGCCCCTGGGAACCGCCATCGCTTCGCTCGGCCTGCTGTTGCGCCAGTGGAGCGGGGTGATCACATGGGTGGCGGCCCTGGTCGTCATCGCCCTGGGTGTGGCGCAGGTCTTCGCCGTCGAAGTGCCCCGCCCCCGCCTCCGAACCCGCGCGGTGGGCACCGCGGTGGCCGCCCCCACCGGGACGGGCCCGAAGGACGAGGGCGCCGCCAGCTCACTGTCCGTGTACCTGTTGGGACTGACCTACGGATTCGCGGGAGTCGGCTGTGCGGGTCCGATCCTCGGGGCCGTCCTGGCACTGGCGGGAATCGGAGGCTCCCCCTTGGCGGGAGCCGGCCTCATGGTCCTCTACGCCACCGGCATGGCCCTTCCCTTGGGGCTGCTCGCCCTGGTGTGGCACTGGCTGCGCCTGTCGGAGCGGCCGTGGATGCGCCCTCGCCCCTTGGAACTCCTCGGCAGGTGGACGACGTGGACGAATGTCGTCTCGGGCACCCTCTTCATCCTTCTGGGCATTGCACTGGTCGTCTTCGGCGCCCACAATCCTCTGGGCGCCCTGGTCGACCAGAGCGTGTTGGCGGCATGGGAGTCGGACATCCTCACCGCCACCGCCGCGATTCCCTGGTGGGTGCTGCTGGGGGCGGCAGGTCTGCTGGCGGGCGCCCTCGCCCTCGTGTGGCCGCGACGGAAGGACGGAGAGTGA
- the groES gene encoding co-chaperone GroES: MQRSSTVSITIKPLEDRIVIRQVEAERTTASGLYLPDNAKEKPQEGEVIAVGPGRVDDNGNRVPMDVAVGDHVIYSRYGGTEVKYDGDELIILSARDVLAVVER, encoded by the coding sequence ATGCAAAGGAGTTCGACAGTGTCGATCACCATCAAGCCCCTCGAGGACCGCATCGTCATCCGCCAGGTCGAGGCGGAGCGCACCACTGCCTCCGGTCTGTACCTGCCCGACAACGCCAAGGAGAAGCCGCAGGAGGGCGAGGTCATCGCCGTGGGCCCCGGCCGCGTCGACGACAACGGCAACCGCGTCCCCATGGACGTGGCCGTGGGTGACCACGTCATCTACAGCCGTTACGGCGGCACCGAGGTCAAGTACGACGGCGACGAGCTCATCATCCTCTCGGCCCGCGACGTGCTGGCCGTCGTCGAGCGCTGA
- a CDS encoding methyltransferase domain-containing protein, with translation MTSALAPLFSSPGWELLQAWEKRPERRSTNPLALADALRSTGLAPQVASAVSAQLALRDAAEAKFGPLARRMFFTRDTLEQASRLAVAVRHAQRLRRAGTTFLADLGCGLGTESLAAGGLGMRVLAVDIDEDAAAAAAANLRDLPDAEVMRGDVLDLDIQDLAGRGVDALFADPARRTGSARGGARINDPQQWAPPLSTVLSWAEAVPALGVKVAPGIGHHAIRADLHAQWTSVDGDLVEAALWTPPLAPEGPGRSAQVIRDTVAHVIVDPTCTSPQAPVRPAPSGQVGAFLAEPDDAVIRAGLLALLCEDLGAHLVDPRIAYLTGEDLALGPFADVFEVIDVVPLRTKVIGATLRTLDVGHLEVKKRGADIDPAALRAGLRKYLDADSPVGAVVLATRIQGSHRAVVARRVQDVD, from the coding sequence ATGACCTCCGCCCTCGCGCCCCTGTTCTCCTCCCCCGGATGGGAACTCCTCCAGGCCTGGGAGAAACGCCCCGAGCGTCGCAGCACCAACCCCCTTGCCCTGGCGGATGCGCTGCGCAGCACGGGCCTTGCCCCACAGGTGGCCTCCGCCGTCAGCGCCCAGTTGGCCCTGCGAGATGCCGCCGAGGCGAAGTTCGGCCCCCTGGCGCGCCGCATGTTCTTCACCCGTGACACCCTGGAGCAGGCCAGCCGCCTGGCCGTCGCCGTGCGTCACGCCCAACGTCTGCGCAGGGCCGGCACGACCTTCCTGGCGGACCTGGGCTGCGGGCTCGGCACCGAGTCCCTGGCCGCAGGCGGGCTCGGCATGCGGGTCCTCGCCGTCGACATAGACGAGGACGCCGCCGCTGCGGCCGCCGCCAACCTTCGCGACCTGCCCGACGCCGAGGTCATGCGCGGCGACGTCCTCGACCTCGACATCCAGGACCTCGCCGGGCGCGGGGTCGACGCCCTCTTCGCCGACCCGGCCCGGCGAACCGGCTCGGCCCGCGGCGGCGCCCGCATCAACGACCCGCAGCAGTGGGCCCCTCCCCTGTCCACCGTCCTGTCCTGGGCCGAGGCCGTCCCCGCCCTCGGCGTCAAGGTGGCGCCCGGCATCGGCCACCACGCGATCCGCGCCGACCTGCACGCCCAGTGGACCAGCGTCGACGGCGACCTCGTCGAGGCCGCCCTGTGGACGCCGCCGCTGGCGCCCGAGGGCCCCGGCCGCTCCGCCCAGGTCATCCGCGACACGGTGGCGCATGTCATCGTCGATCCCACCTGCACCTCCCCGCAGGCTCCCGTGCGCCCGGCGCCGTCCGGGCAGGTCGGCGCGTTCCTTGCCGAACCCGACGACGCCGTCATCCGGGCGGGGCTGCTCGCCCTGCTGTGCGAGGACCTCGGCGCGCATCTGGTCGACCCGAGGATCGCCTACCTCACGGGTGAGGACTTGGCTCTCGGCCCCTTCGCCGACGTCTTCGAGGTGATCGACGTCGTGCCGCTGCGCACCAAGGTGATCGGCGCAACCCTGAGAACCCTGGACGTGGGCCACCTGGAGGTCAAGAAGCGCGGCGCGGACATCGACCCGGCCGCCCTTCGCGCCGGCCTTCGGAAGTACCTGGATGCCGACTCGCCCGTGGGCGCCGTGGTCCTGGCGACACGCATCCAGGGGTCCCACCGGGCGGTCGTCGCACGGCGCGTCCAGGACGTGGACTGA